AAGAGTATTATGTATTTTCTTTATGATCAGTTTAAATTCCATTTTCAGAATCTCTTTAAATTAACAATTACCTGATGTAATTTATAACTAAGACAACCGAAACTAAAGAATGGGTGACAAAAGTTTAAGAAAAAGTGAAGAAAAAATTAAATTTAACAACAAACTAGGTAACTTTCTTACTAATGAAGGGATAATAATGCTAATATAATAACCAATGATTCACTGATTTTTACCTTTGCTCTCTTAAGCTGCGTTTTTACAGTGTTTACAGAAATACCCATTTCATCGGCGATTTCTTCGTATTTATAATTTTCAATAAATTTAAGTTTGAAAACCTGCTGCATACTTTCCGGAAAAGTTTCTATAATCTTTAAAATATGATGGTAAAGAATTGTTTTCTCTTCTTCAGAAATCAAATCCAAATCTTCTTCTAAAACCAGCATTGAATTTAAATCAATTACATTTAAATCATCCGTTATTTTCACCGATTTCAGATAATTCAAGCATTTGTTGCGTACCATTGCATACAGGTAAGCTTTAAGAGAAGTTTTTATTTCAATGTTTTTTGCATTTTCCCATAACGAAATAAATACTTCCTGCACAGCATCTTCACTTGCTTCCTGATCGAATAAAAAATTGTTGGCATAGATAACCAGCCCTTTATAAAAATGGTTAAATACATTTTTGTAAACGGATTTATTTTGATTTTGAAGTTCTTTTAAGACAATATCTATTTCCAAAGTAAGTATAAAAAAGCAAATAGGCTACAAAAAACAAATCTATGTATTTTTAATTTTTCAGCAAATATGTATTGAATTTCTTTGAATAATCACAAAAAAGGCCGTTATATTTCCTTATTATTTTGAATATAAAAAAAATATAACATTAAAATTATAATAAAAAAACAATATTAGTACTTCTCTTACTATGCAAATAATGTTCTTTAATACTATTTATCTGAATGATATTTCTATCTATTACTAATGTACGAATATAATTAGGAACAACGTTTGTAAAACACTTCCATTTTACTATTAGGATTAAACTAAAAAAGGAGCCATGATCAGGCCCCTTTTATTTTTTAACTTAACATGAATTTATCTGATTAAATCAAATCGATCCAGATTCATTACCTTATTCCATACAGCAACAAAATCATTGATAAATTTTTCCTGTGCATCACTGCTTGCGTACACCTCGGCAATAGCTCTTAATTCTGAATTAGATCCAAAAACAAGATCTGCACGTGTACCAATCCATTTTGGCTGACCGGTATTGCGATCGTTTCCGGCATAAAGTTCTTTGTCATCAGATAAAGCCTGCCATTTTGTATTCATATCCAGTAAATTGACAAAGAAATCATTGGTAAGCTGGCCCGGACGATAGGTGAAAACACCATTTTTACTTCCGTCTGTGTTGATATCCAGAACACGTAACCCACCTAAAAGTACCGTTAGTTCAGGTGCAGTAAGTGTCAGTAAATTTGCTTTATCTATAAGAAGTTCCTCAGTAGATACTGTCGATTTTGCACTTCTATAATTACGGAATCCGTCTGCTTTAGGCTCTAGATAACCGAAAGATTCAACATCAGTCTGTTCTTGGGAAGCATCCATTCTGCCCGGAGCAAAAGAAATATTAACGGAATATCCTGCATTCTTAACAGCATTTTCTATTCCTGCATTACCCGCCAAAACGATTAAATCTGCCAATGAAACTTTTTTGTCATTTCCTTGTGCAGCATTAAATTCTGTTTGAATACTTTCAAGTTTGTCTAAAACCTGTTTAAGCTGCGCCGGATTATTTACCTTCCAGTCTTTTTGAGGAGCCAGTCTTATTCGTGCTCCATTTGCTCCTCCGCGTTTATCTGAACCTCTAAAAGTGGATGCCGATGCCCACGAAGTAGCAACTAATTGTGAAATACTTAAGCCTGAATTCAGTATTTTTTGTTTCAATTGAGTAATGTCATTTTCATCAATTAAAGTATGGTTAACTTCAGGAATAGGATCCTGCCATAATAACTCTTCCTGAGGTACATCAGAACCCAGATAGCGTGAACGTGGCCCCATATCCCTGTGTGTCAGTTTAAACCATGCACGTGAAAAAGCATCTGCAAAAGCATCCGGATTTTCAAGAAATTTGCGGGAAATCTTCTCGTAAGCAGGATCAAATCTTAATGATAAGTCAGTTGTAAGCATCGTCGGTAAATGCTTTTTAGAACTATCAAATGCGTCCGGAATAACAGGTTCTGCATTTTTAGCTACCCATTGGTGAGCTCCGGCAGGACTTTTGGAAAGTTCCCATTCAAAACCAAACAAATTTTCGAAGAAATTGTTACTCCATTGCGTTGGCGTTTTTGTCCACGTTACTTCCAATCCGCTTGTGATGGTGTCAGGGCCTTTACCTGAACCAAAACTATTTTGCCAGCCAAAGCCCTGTAATTCTATACCTGATGCTTCCGGCTCTTTATCTACGTGATCTGAAGAAGCAGCACCATGAGTTTTACCAAATGTGTGTCCTCCAGCAATTAGCACTACTGTTTCTTCATCATCCATTGCCATACGGCCAAAAGTATCCCGTATATCTTTGGCAGCCAGAATAGGATCCGGGTTGCCATCAGGTCCTTCAGGATTTACATATATAAGTCCCATTTGTACTGCTGCAAGCGGTTTTTCCAGATTTCTGGTATGAACCTGACCATCAGCATTGTCATCAGATGATACTACTCCATGGTCTTTCGGTACTCCATCTGAACCATCAGCATAACGTTCGTCTCCTCCCAGCCATGTGGTTTCAGAACCCCAGTAAACTGATTCGTCCGGTTCCCACACGTCTACTCTTCCTCCGGCAAAACCGAATGTTTTAAAACCCATAGATTCCAGGGCAACGTTTCCGGTTAATATCATTAAATCTGCCCAAGATATTTTTCGCCCGTATTTTTGCTTGATTGGCCACAAAAGTCTTCTGGCTTTATCAAGACTTACATTGTCAGGCCAACTGTTTAAGGGAGCAAAACGCTGTTGTCCGGCACCGGCTCCACCTCTTCCGTCATGAACACGATATGTTCCGGCACTGTGCCATGCCATACGAATAAACAAACCACCATAATGACCAAAATCTGCTGGCCACCAGTCCTGAGAATCCGTCATAAGCTCATGCAAATCCTTTTTTACAGCTTCAAGGTCAAGAGTTTTAAAAGCTTCTGCATAATCAAAATCATTTCCCATTGGATCTGATAAAGAAGAATTCTGTCTCAGAATGTTTATTTTTAACTGTTTCGGCCACCAGTCACGGTTTTTTGTTCCTGAGGCCGCGGCTTTGTCTATACTGCCATTATGAAAAGGGCACTTACTAATGTCATTTGATTGATTTTCCATACTATACTTTTTTGATTTTTTAGGATTAACCGAAAACGAATTTAAGAACTAAATGCTTAGACTTTATGCTTGTTTTATATTATATCAATCTGCTTTAATAGATAAAATCTATTGAAAAAATATTTTCAAAACTCTACAAAATTATTCGAATAAAAATTTTTAACTAAAATTACAAAAAATACTTTTTAATTTTTATGAGTATTATCTTAAAAAAATAAGTTGTAATCAATAAAGCTTAGACTACTAATAATTAATCATAATGAAGATCATGTAAAAAACAGGAATTATTATATAAACAACCAATTAAGAATTATAACTTTATTTAGGACAGTGAATACTGTTTGATAAAATTTATATACCTGTACAATGAGCGATATAGCACACCGATTTCCTGAAAATCCAATATTAATGCCTAAAGATCTGAAATCAAGCACCCCTGATTTACAAATTATCAGTCTTTTAAATCCGGGTGTTTTTGTATTTGAAAACAAAACATGGCTCCTGGTACGAGTGGCTGAGAGTATTTCGCAAAAAGAAGGTGTTATTTTTTTTCCTGTAATTAATGAATTAGGAAAAGTAGAAATTATTGAAATCCCTCTGAATGATCCTGATCTTGTAGCTACCGACGCCCGTATTGTTCAATATAAAGGCCTGGATTATTTGACTACGCTTTCACATTTACGTATTCTGTGTAGTGATGATGGTATACATTTTTATGAACCTGAAGGTTATAGTTCTTTATTTGGTTTAGGTACGCTTGAACAATTTGGTATAGAAGATGCCCGTGTGAGCAAACTGGAAGATACTTACTATATTACCTACACCGCTGTTTCTTCCAATGGAGTTGGCGTTGGATTGCGTACCACAAAGGACTGGATAAAATATGAAACAAAAGGCATGATATTTCCTCCGCATAATAAAGATTGTGCCATTTTTGAAGAAAAAATAAATGGCAAATTTTATGCGTTGCATCGCCCGTCAAGCCCACAAATTGGAGGTAATTTTATTTGGTTAGCCGAATCTTCTGACGGTGTGCATTGGGGAAACCATCAGTTTCTCGTTGGAACCAGAAAAGGACTTTGGGACAGTGCCAGAGTTGGTGCAGGTGCAGCGCCAATAAAAACAGATAAAGGCTGGCTCGAGATATATCACGGAGCAAATGCAGAACACCAATATTGCCTGGGAGCTTTTTTAATGGATCTAAATGATCCTTCAAAAGTAATTGCCCGAACATTAGAACCAATTATGATGCCTCAGGAAAATTATGAACTAAGCGGTTTTTTTGGCTATGTGGTTTTTACTAACGGGCATCTTGTAGAAGGAGACAAACTTACTATGTATTATGGAGCGGCTGATGAATTTGTCTGTGGGGCTCATTTTTCTATTGCTGAAATTTTATCTTGCCTGGTTAACGAATCCTTATAATCTTTATTACTCACTTAATTATTAATCGAATAGTTTCAAAAAAATAAAACCCGCAAAATAATTTACAGGCTTTTAAAACTAATAAGGTTAAAGTGTTTTATTTTTCTTTATTCTTAGCAGGCTTAACATCGACGCTGTCTTTTCTTACTCCTGAAGAGCTTGTATATACAGATCCATCATTAGGGTCAGGACCAGGTCCGCTCCCAGTACCAGCACTGCTGGCATTTGGGTTGTTTGTACCGGTATTAACTTTTGAGGCATTACTTCCTGCTGCATTAGCTCCATTACTTTTATCGATGTTTGTGGTATCTGAAATTATGCCTGATGTATCAACTGTAGTCTTATGTGTATCGATTTCATCGCTGTACCCGTCCTGATTATTTTTACAGGAAGAAAATATTCCCATCATAATAAGTAATAATAGGATTTTTGAATTGAATAGTGTTTTCATAATATTGATTTTAAAGCTTAAAATTCAAATTTAAATGATGAAACAGTGAATTTTTTACATAATTATTCTTTTATCTTACAGAACTAAATATTATATATCATTACTTTAAAAAACAATCATATAAATTAAAAAAAATCATAAAAAAACTCCATTACAAAATAATGGAGTATGGAAGTGTAATGAGTTTATGGTATTGACAACCTACATCTAAATTTCATCCAGATCAAATATTTTCCCTAAGTGTTCTTCCATAATAAAATAAGGATTATTGGTCTGTGTAACCGATCTGATGTGAATAAGACTTGTTTTACTCATCATTCTGAGCATCTGCCTGCGTTCACATTTTATGATTTCACCATTTTCTATACGCTGGCCGGCAACAAAAGCACTTCGTCCATGCGCGCACAAATGATTGTTTACAAAAATAAGATCTCCTGAGTTAGGAATGTAATCATTATTAATCAGCGTTTTTGCTTCGTCCCAAAAATCCATTAAGTTATTAAGAGCTTCAGATGACTGTCCTGCATTTTCATTAAATATTTGCTCAGCAGCATCGAATCGAATAAAAGGGAGTTCCCTATTGCCATACAAAACAGAAGCTAGAGGTGCAGAATCTGAAGTATCTTCATCTTCATAATTGGCATCTTTTGGACACTGATAAATAGGTTCAAATAGCTTTTCCATCACAGTATTGACCTCTCCGTGTGAGCGAATTGAATACAAAGTTGATGGCACTCTTTCTTCATTTCTCAGATAAAGAAAACTTAAAAAATCGGCCTGATGTGATAAAAAAGCGTCTTCGGTATGTACAAATAAATCGGTTTTAGAGCCTGATCCGGTCTGTGTCATAGACATATTTTCATCCGGAATTACAGCATGTAAAAGTCCTCCACCTTTTCTCTGGGCATAATACTGAACAGGTTTTGAAGGCACAGCTCCGTGCAGTAACGAACAGATAAAACCATATTTGTTTAACTTTCCGTAATCTGCTCCCTGCCAGTTAGGAGGTGTAGGCCCTAAATCTTCCTGATCGACTTCTAAAAGTCCTTTAAAGACAATCGCACCATATTGTTCAGCTGAAAAATCGGTTCCAAACTGACTCAGGATCCGGGTTATTCGTTCTGGCAATAATTGAAAAGCATGGAGATGAAGAGACGATATATATTCAGGGTTTTCATAATTGCCAAATGCTTTCACTAAAAGGCTGCCCACATTTGATAAAATATTTCTCTCCTGAGGTGTTATTTCTATTATTAAAGGCTTTGTAGGAATATCAAAAGACAATGGCTGATCAGTAGGTCTTTCAATTGAAATAATTGATTGTGATTTCATTTTTTAATCCGTTTTTAGGTTATTAAAATACAATTGAAACATTAAACACAATGCATTAAAAATAAGTATTATATGAAATTAATCTGAGATAATAATTTTATTTATGTACGGGCATTCGTATAAAATTTTTCACATTTATTTTTTTTATTCATTTTAATTTATACATTTGTTTTTACTTAGTCTAAATAAGATTTACTTACAAATATATTTTTAATTAATCTAAATAACAATAAATTTCTTGGAAAAATTTAAAAAAATATGAAAATTAAAGACAATCCCAGTAAAACCAGAGCTTCAGATTATTCTGATAAACCAAAAAAAATTTCAGAAAACATTCGGAACAGAAGAAGCATTTTTGGTGATCAATTTGTCAAGGGAGAATTGCCTGATGACCTGCTCGATGAAATTCTAATAAACGCTACCTGGGCGCCCAATCACAAAATGACTGAGCCCTGGAGATTTATTGTATTAAGAGGAAAATATCTTGAAGAATATGGCGAATACATGGCCGATTATTACAAAGAATCCTATGCAAGAGAACTCACACCTGATGCGTTAGAAAAAAAACTGGATTATCTGCGGAACTATCCTTTGAACGCAGTTTGCATGATTGGAATAATTCTGGTCCGAAACACTAAAATCAATCTTCCTGAATGGGAAGAGATTGCCGCTGTATCATCTGCTGTACAAAATATGGCGTTAACGTGTACTGCTAATACTATTGGAAGTTACTGGAGTACCAAAAATGTGGCTATTGATTACGTGAGCGAATTCGGTCTTGCTGAAAACGAAAAGTCCTTAGGTCTTCTCTATCTGGGATATTATGCGGATGATTTAAAAATATCCAAAAAGAAGAGAACTCCTTTATCCAAAAAAGTGATTTATCTGCAATAAATTATTAACAACCTTAAATAAAACCCATTATGAACAACACATTAATGAATGATGAGGCACAAAAAAAATCGGTGCTTACACCCGATCAGGATTATTATAAAGATATTTTTCATCAACATGCTAATGACGAATATGCTGAAGCCATACAATTAGCAAAAGATCGCGTTTCGGACTTTCTAAAAAACAACCGAAAACCTTTCAGCGGAATCAGACCTGATGAAATGAAAGCGAAAGTAGAAATTGTAGATTTAGACACTCCCCTTCCCGATTATGAAAGCTTATTAAATGAAGCGGATGATCTGTATGTAAAACACGCTACAGCCTACCATTTACCAGAATATATTGCGCATTTAAATTGCCCTGTGGTAATTCCGGCACTCGCAGCCGAAGTATTGATCAGCGCCATAAATTCATCTCAGGATACTTATGATCAGAGCGCCGGAGGTACTTTTATCGAACGAAAATTAATTGACTGGACCAGCAAACAAATTGGCTATTCTGAAAATGCGGATGGTATTTTTACTGCCGGAGGTTCCCAAAGCAACTTAATGGGATTATTACTGGCCAGAGATTATTTTTCTCTTGAATATCAAAAATGGAACATCAAACTTGACGGTCTTCCGCCTGATGCGAGTAAGTTTAGAATTTTTGTTTCTGATAAAGCGCATTTCAGCAATCATAAAAATGCATGGATTTTGGGTCTTGGTGAACAGTCCATTGTACACGTTGGTGTAGATTCGAGATATCGAATGGATCCTAAGCAGCTTGAAAAAGCAATTACTGCAGAAATAGAAAAAGGCAATATTCCGATTGCTATTACGGCTACAGCAGGAACAACCGATTTTGGAAATGTTGATCCATTAACTGAAATAGCCCATATTGCCAGTCGTCACAATTTATGGCTTCATGTTGACGCCGCTTATGGATGCGGATTATTGCTATCAGAAAAATACAGATATCTTTTAAACGGAATTGAACTTGCAGATTCGGTAACCATCGACTACCATAAATCTTTCTTTCAGCCGATTAGCAGCAGTGCTTTTATAGTAAAAAACAAACTGCATCTTAACATTATCAAGCACCACGCCGATTATCTGAATCCAAAAGAGCAGGATTATGATGCACTTCCGGCGCAAATCAATAAATCCATTATTCAGAGTACCCGTCGTTTTGATGCGCTTAAACTTTGGTTTACGCTCCGTTACATGGGCAAAGATAAGCTTGGGCAATACACCGACACCATCATAGAAACAGCAGAACAAACAGCCAATTACCTGGAAAATGATGAAAATTTTGAGCTTTTATGCCACTCAGATATGGGTGTATTGGTCTTCCGTTACATCAACGGTCTTGATCCGGCTAATTATTGCAACATCAATCAGTACATCAAAGAAAAATTATTTTTTAGCGGAGAAGTTCTGGTTGCCAGCACAAAAGTAAATGGAAATTTCTATCTCAAATTCACCATTTTCAATCCTTTGACTACGCTTAATGACATCAAAAACATTCTTAACCTCATTAAAAAAACCGGAAATGAATACCAACAACTCAACTAATTTTCATCAACTGGCAGAGCAGGTTAATTTTAAATCCCTGCTGAATTGTTATTGCAGGGAATTCAGGAACTGGAGCCGTTATGAAGGTATTCCGAAATACGATCCTACACTGGCAGATTATATGCAGACTATCAATCATAAATCATTTCTGCGGTTTGATTTTACTGATATCGGTCAGGAAGTTTTTGCTCCCCTAACCTACTTTTCAGAAAGCGGCGTACATTCTTTTGGTTTTCCAATTGTTGTCCGCAATAGTTCTTCAGACGATATCAAAGAGATAAGTCCATTCGATTTTGTAGAAATTGTATCAGCATTTGCTAAAACAGATTATCCAGAAATAGATTCGCTGCCAACTCAAAAACGCATGCAAAACAGTATTGATAATCTGGCTTTTTATCTTTCTGAGTATAAAAAAAGTGATCAGGCTGTCAATAGTCCTGAACAGACTTTTATTGAAGCCGAGCAATCGCTGATTTTGGGACACAGCGTACACCCTCTGCCGAAAAGCAGAGAAGGTTTTACCCACGAAGAGCTGAAAAAATATTCTCCTGAAACAGCAGGGCAATTTCCGTTGCATTTTTTCCTTATTCATCCGGATAATGTGCTCGAAAAAAGTGCTGAAGAGTATCTTATGACGAGTTATCTCAGAAATGAAATTTCAAAATATGCAGATAATAGCACTAAAGAATTACTGACTTTATATCCCGAATGGAAAGTAGTTCCAACACATCCATGGGAAGCTGAGTATTTATTAAATCAGACTGAAGTGAAAGAAATGCAGTCGAAAAAACTTCTTTTCAGTCTGGGGCAATTCGGACCATCGTATACAGCTACCTCATCGGTTCGTACAGTATACAATGCTGAAAGCGAATGGATGTATAAATTTTCACTTCATGTAAAAATCACCAACTCTTATCGTGTTAATTATCTTCATGAATTAAACCGTGGTTATGATGCCGGCAAACTCATGAAAACAGAATGGGGAAAAGGAATTAAGAAAGAGTATCCTGAAGTACAGCTTATTTGCGATCCTGCTTTTATTGCTGTGGTTTATGAAGATAAGGTAATTGATGGCTTTAGCACCAGTGTACGCCAAAATCCTTTCCATGGAACAAATGCCCGAAAAAATGTAAGCATGGTTGCCTCTTTATGTCAGGATGGTGTGCTTGGTGAATCAGCCAGAATACTGAATATCAT
The Flavobacterium flavigenum genome window above contains:
- a CDS encoding RNA polymerase sigma factor, translating into MEIDIVLKELQNQNKSVYKNVFNHFYKGLVIYANNFLFDQEASEDAVQEVFISLWENAKNIEIKTSLKAYLYAMVRNKCLNYLKSVKITDDLNVIDLNSMLVLEEDLDLISEEEKTILYHHILKIIETFPESMQQVFKLKFIENYKYEEIADEMGISVNTVKTQLKRAKVKISESLVIILALLSLH
- the katG gene encoding catalase/peroxidase HPI gives rise to the protein MENQSNDISKCPFHNGSIDKAAASGTKNRDWWPKQLKINILRQNSSLSDPMGNDFDYAEAFKTLDLEAVKKDLHELMTDSQDWWPADFGHYGGLFIRMAWHSAGTYRVHDGRGGAGAGQQRFAPLNSWPDNVSLDKARRLLWPIKQKYGRKISWADLMILTGNVALESMGFKTFGFAGGRVDVWEPDESVYWGSETTWLGGDERYADGSDGVPKDHGVVSSDDNADGQVHTRNLEKPLAAVQMGLIYVNPEGPDGNPDPILAAKDIRDTFGRMAMDDEETVVLIAGGHTFGKTHGAASSDHVDKEPEASGIELQGFGWQNSFGSGKGPDTITSGLEVTWTKTPTQWSNNFFENLFGFEWELSKSPAGAHQWVAKNAEPVIPDAFDSSKKHLPTMLTTDLSLRFDPAYEKISRKFLENPDAFADAFSRAWFKLTHRDMGPRSRYLGSDVPQEELLWQDPIPEVNHTLIDENDITQLKQKILNSGLSISQLVATSWASASTFRGSDKRGGANGARIRLAPQKDWKVNNPAQLKQVLDKLESIQTEFNAAQGNDKKVSLADLIVLAGNAGIENAVKNAGYSVNISFAPGRMDASQEQTDVESFGYLEPKADGFRNYRSAKSTVSTEELLIDKANLLTLTAPELTVLLGGLRVLDINTDGSKNGVFTYRPGQLTNDFFVNLLDMNTKWQALSDDKELYAGNDRNTGQPKWIGTRADLVFGSNSELRAIAEVYASSDAQEKFINDFVAVWNKVMNLDRFDLIR
- a CDS encoding pyridoxal phosphate-dependent decarboxylase family protein; protein product: MNNTLMNDEAQKKSVLTPDQDYYKDIFHQHANDEYAEAIQLAKDRVSDFLKNNRKPFSGIRPDEMKAKVEIVDLDTPLPDYESLLNEADDLYVKHATAYHLPEYIAHLNCPVVIPALAAEVLISAINSSQDTYDQSAGGTFIERKLIDWTSKQIGYSENADGIFTAGGSQSNLMGLLLARDYFSLEYQKWNIKLDGLPPDASKFRIFVSDKAHFSNHKNAWILGLGEQSIVHVGVDSRYRMDPKQLEKAITAEIEKGNIPIAITATAGTTDFGNVDPLTEIAHIASRHNLWLHVDAAYGCGLLLSEKYRYLLNGIELADSVTIDYHKSFFQPISSSAFIVKNKLHLNIIKHHADYLNPKEQDYDALPAQINKSIIQSTRRFDALKLWFTLRYMGKDKLGQYTDTIIETAEQTANYLENDENFELLCHSDMGVLVFRYINGLDPANYCNINQYIKEKLFFSGEVLVASTKVNGNFYLKFTIFNPLTTLNDIKNILNLIKKTGNEYQQLN
- a CDS encoding glycoside hydrolase family 130 protein; the protein is MSDIAHRFPENPILMPKDLKSSTPDLQIISLLNPGVFVFENKTWLLVRVAESISQKEGVIFFPVINELGKVEIIEIPLNDPDLVATDARIVQYKGLDYLTTLSHLRILCSDDGIHFYEPEGYSSLFGLGTLEQFGIEDARVSKLEDTYYITYTAVSSNGVGVGLRTTKDWIKYETKGMIFPPHNKDCAIFEEKINGKFYALHRPSSPQIGGNFIWLAESSDGVHWGNHQFLVGTRKGLWDSARVGAGAAPIKTDKGWLEIYHGANAEHQYCLGAFLMDLNDPSKVIARTLEPIMMPQENYELSGFFGYVVFTNGHLVEGDKLTMYYGAADEFVCGAHFSIAEILSCLVNESL
- a CDS encoding nitroreductase family protein; amino-acid sequence: MKIKDNPSKTRASDYSDKPKKISENIRNRRSIFGDQFVKGELPDDLLDEILINATWAPNHKMTEPWRFIVLRGKYLEEYGEYMADYYKESYARELTPDALEKKLDYLRNYPLNAVCMIGIILVRNTKINLPEWEEIAAVSSAVQNMALTCTANTIGSYWSTKNVAIDYVSEFGLAENEKSLGLLYLGYYADDLKISKKKRTPLSKKVIYLQ
- a CDS encoding taurine catabolism dioxygenase TauD; the protein is MKSQSIISIERPTDQPLSFDIPTKPLIIEITPQERNILSNVGSLLVKAFGNYENPEYISSLHLHAFQLLPERITRILSQFGTDFSAEQYGAIVFKGLLEVDQEDLGPTPPNWQGADYGKLNKYGFICSLLHGAVPSKPVQYYAQRKGGGLLHAVIPDENMSMTQTGSGSKTDLFVHTEDAFLSHQADFLSFLYLRNEERVPSTLYSIRSHGEVNTVMEKLFEPIYQCPKDANYEDEDTSDSAPLASVLYGNRELPFIRFDAAEQIFNENAGQSSEALNNLMDFWDEAKTLINNDYIPNSGDLIFVNNHLCAHGRSAFVAGQRIENGEIIKCERRQMLRMMSKTSLIHIRSVTQTNNPYFIMEEHLGKIFDLDEI
- a CDS encoding GNAT family N-acetyltransferase — translated: MNTNNSTNFHQLAEQVNFKSLLNCYCREFRNWSRYEGIPKYDPTLADYMQTINHKSFLRFDFTDIGQEVFAPLTYFSESGVHSFGFPIVVRNSSSDDIKEISPFDFVEIVSAFAKTDYPEIDSLPTQKRMQNSIDNLAFYLSEYKKSDQAVNSPEQTFIEAEQSLILGHSVHPLPKSREGFTHEELKKYSPETAGQFPLHFFLIHPDNVLEKSAEEYLMTSYLRNEISKYADNSTKELLTLYPEWKVVPTHPWEAEYLLNQTEVKEMQSKKLLFSLGQFGPSYTATSSVRTVYNAESEWMYKFSLHVKITNSYRVNYLHELNRGYDAGKLMKTEWGKGIKKEYPEVQLICDPAFIAVVYEDKVIDGFSTSVRQNPFHGTNARKNVSMVASLCQDGVLGESARILNIINESAKRRDKEVTETAIDWFKQYLKVTLHPLVGIFNKYGFGAEFHQQNILIEFDDHLFPSKMYFRDNQGYFFRQGKAKELQNLIKDFGDESRNFIAENRIINLWGYYFLVNHLFGIVNVLGKNKLANESLLLHMIYEAFKAEEATDTTGLTSHFLNSIQLYAKCNLLTSLNNMDEASAPRTNPAVYLNYPNPLNKYFFSQKLIKPKGEDVVFSRYFEKENVTITLRPVNPEEDLEMLHEWFHREHALKIWKMNWPVKELELFYRTLLPGDISHSYIGEVNGEPTFNMEVYWANRDIVGGYYDSLPSDYGTHLFIAPTDSKLKFTSAVTQSMMDFVFAESKVGKMVGEGAVDSIASMLNKAHVGFKIEKVIEMPHKKANLNYCYREWYWEKFPAAKDFQNIPVSAPQV